GATGGGCGGGTTGAGTGAGagagggctggctggctggctgcagtTACAGCGTGCATCCACCAGAGGTCGCTCACTTGCTGGCGGAGGTGAGGTTGAAGCAACCACGCTGGTGGAACTGCATGTCCCTGACGCGACGCATGGACTGGATCTGAGGCTGGAAGGCACAGAACTCGTTGTAGTGTCTGTAGTCACCACACTCAAATAGGTACTGGTAGCCTCTGTATCCGGGGTACTGGTAACCCACCcacctggagagaggaggaaaggagagaaggtcATGTTTTGTTACATTTAGATTGATAGTCATTTTTAGGCTGTTTTTTTAGAGACAACATGAGTCACATTGGAGTTCTGTGTTTCCACTTTAAAGTGTGCAACAGTTATGAATGTACCCTTGACACTATGACACAAACAAAACCCAGCCCCTCCTCCCCGTGGCTGCCTGAACACTTCACTTTATACAGTGACACTTCCCACAAGGCCTCATGTTGTCACTAGGCAGGAACCTGCAACTCTGCCTCGGGCTCTGGGCCACACATAGGTCATCATGCTAATACATCATACATCATACATCATGCTAATGTATTGCTGCTCTATGTCTTGCTTCAGCCtacagatatgttttttttttttttaatcttcgATATAGGTGAGGGTTTTTCAGTCCCAGTATCCATGAAAATAGATTTCTGGTGTGTGTGCGTaagtacgagtgtgtgtgtgtacactcacACTCCGCCGGGCACCCTCACGCTGCCCACTCTGTCGGTGAAGCCGTGCGCCCAGAGGGTTGGCACGTCATCCTCCTGGATCTCCATCTTATTGCCCTTGAAGTCGGAGAGCTCAAAAAGACAGATCTTGTGCTCCAGGCTGTCCTGTggtgtggagggaaggagaggggggggggtgtgtcaGGGAAAGGCTGGAAGGTCTCTTCACTAGCTACTGTATTAGCCCTGGTTACCGGCTGTTTTTACACTCCGGCGAACTCATTCGTCACTGTCATGTTtggaatgtgtgtgagagagcgtatATAGGAaaatgtgacagtgtgtgtttcgGAATGCGTGTGTTCCTCACCATGCGGATGGGCCTGAGGGACATGAGGCAGTCGCTACGGTAAGAGTTGCTCCAGGTATCCCAGCGAGGGTACTCTCCCTTCTCCAGGATGAACATCTCCCCGCGGAAGTTAGTCTGCTCAAAGGCAACAAAGCTGGAGAGGGGTGGCCGCCGGGGACAAGGGGGAGAGGGATTAGAAGACGGGTCAAAATGAAATGAGCGTGAAGGGCCACGAAAAATGACAGAATCAGGGTTTGGGCTCAGTCTGAGTTTGTCTTCCTGTGTGTTGGACTAGCATGTAGAGTTGATTGATTGTGTCctgtaggtgtgtatgtgtgtgactgtgtgtgtgtgtgtgtaatcgtGCCCTATAGGTGTGTGTGTCCACTTACGGGCCGCACTCGACGATGATACTGCGCACTCTGTCCATGCCGCGTTCACACACGTTCATGCACTCGTTCTGGACCTCCATCATTCGGCCCTGGAAGTTCTCCTGGTCGAACAGCATGATCTACAGGGGGCCAGTGAGTGGTCAGAGGTTAGATGCCATTTATCCCTGGAAGAGGTCAAGGGTGAGATACTGTCCGTCGTCCGCAAatatttgtttttctatgttgacCCTTTTGCCATAGAATTAGAGCGCATTTGGTGCCTTTCACCACTGCAGGTATGTAACGTGGTCTCAGAGCCCTTTGCCGTTTGTGCCATTCAGTTTGTCGATCCGGTAGAAAGCTCTGACGTTCTTCCTGTCCTCGGACTACCTGCACCGCCCTCCACTATAAAACCCAAAGCCGAGCCGTACTGCTGTGAAGGCTGCAACATCTCTGGGGTCATCTTAAGACACACCAACTTAAGTAGCAACATTTACCAACCACAACGAACGATGTTCTATCCGTAGTCAATTAGCCCGGCTCAGATAAAAAGTTCAAAGAGAATGGCTAACGTTAAACTGTTTGCTGCTCCCCACACAACGGGTGGACTTTGCTCTCaggtgggttgtggtgtatttTTAAATGGATGTGGCCGACTCACCCGGAAGTTTCCGACGCTGGGTTCTCCGGTCTTAGTGGCCTTGCTAGTGGCAGCAGGGGCAGGGGCTCCCTTGTCCTTGACATCAGTGCCCTGGCTGGAGGCGGACTTGGCGGTCTGAGACATGGTGAGGGATAAGGAGATTCTGAcggagagcggggggggggggggggggatggagagatgagagaggacgGGGAGAGGAAAGGCATGTCAGAGGAAAGAAGATGGGGCAggcagagagagttaaagagaggaagaagggaaagagggcgagagagagcagaaagggaaagggagaatggtgtgggagatggagagatcgattgagagaaagagggacagggagagagaaaaaaagatcaAAACACAGATCAGGTAAAGGTGTGTTCTCACTACAGAGTTGAATGCGTTTGGTTTGTGTATCTGTTACTATTTCTTAGTCTTGTAACTAACTGAGGCAGGAAACAGCGGTCAAACACTTCCATAGGATGCATCAGAAAATAACCATCTGTTGTACCAATCCAGCCTGGGGTCTGAGTGCCTCATGTAGGCCCTGAGGCCCAAGCCTCTGTTAGGGGCTCAGCCCCGCCTGGGGGTGACACACCCGGGcatggtaggctgagaggagtGGGCCCCTGTGCGCTGTTTGCTGCTGTGGATCGACTGCTGTTTTCAGTTGGTGTGGGGTGTGTCCTTACCTGCGTGTACAGCTTGCTGTGCCGTGTGGGGTAGGCTGGATCGTGCTGGCCATCTCAGCGCAGAACCCTAGCTTTTATACCCTGGCAAAGGCTGAACGCAAGGGCTCGGTGGACAATAGAAGCACCAGCGTCATCAGAGTTGGTCTGGACCAAAGCCCCATGGGTCATCGCAACAACCAGAACCCCCCCCTGCTGCCTGTAGGCACTTTGCTGTCAATGGAAAGCCCTGACAATGGCACTTTCCCCCACTGTTAGTAAGCTGGGCCTGTAAGCTACAGTAGCATATAGGGCACAGGAATGCATAGACCTGGAGGGAGCAaggagttaacacacacacacacgcgcacgcacacacgcgcacacacacacacacacacacacacacacacacacacacacacacacacacacacacacacacacacacacacacacacacacacacacacacacacacacacacacacacacacacacacacacacactctgtatctTTCTCTAACTCTAACAGGTGAAACTGCAACAGCACTTAGCTTAGTTTTGAAAAGACAAAAGACTTATGATTCAAAATGGCAAAACATTTGATTTTGAAGTGGGAAAAGTTGATTAAGAAAAGAGGGGATTGCAATTTATTTCCATTCACGTACGTTTTGTCCGGACTGATTTTTTATTGgtgatcttcttcttcttcttcatctggTTAGTTGAGAGCAAACAATAAAATAAAGTTATGCTCCCTATTCGTATTTTTCAAATGAGAAGGATCATAATGGGGTagcggcgggtagcctagtggttagagggggggggggggggggggggcaggtagcctagtggttagaggggggggggggcaggtagcctagtggttagaggggggggggggggggcaggtagcctagtggttagagggggggggcaggtagcctagtggttagagggggggggggggcaggtagcctagtggttagaggggggggaagcaggtagcctagtggttagaggggggggggggggggggcaggtagcctagtggttagaggggggggggggcaggtagcctagtggttagaggggggggaagcaggtagcctagtggttagagggggggg
This is a stretch of genomic DNA from Oncorhynchus clarkii lewisi isolate Uvic-CL-2024 unplaced genomic scaffold, UVic_Ocla_1.0 unplaced_contig_13451_pilon_pilon, whole genome shotgun sequence. It encodes these proteins:
- the LOC139400757 gene encoding beta-crystallin B1-like translates to MSQTAKSASSQGTDVKDKGAPAPAATSKATKTGEPSVGNFRIMLFDQENFQGRMMEVQNECMNVCERGMDRVRSIIVECGPFVAFEQTNFRGEMFILEKGEYPRWDTWSNSYRSDCLMSLRPIRMDSLEHKICLFELSDFKGNKMEIQEDDVPTLWAHGFTDRVGSVRVPGGVWVGYQYPGYRGYQYLFECGDYRHYNEFCAFQPQIQSMRRVRDMQFHQRGCFNLTSASK